One Coffea eugenioides isolate CCC68of chromosome 2, Ceug_1.0, whole genome shotgun sequence genomic window, TTGCTGCTCTTACAAAAGCATTTAAAGACCGGAACTGGAGCCAccaaatttttcttccaaaaaaaaaaaaaaaagagaagcatTTTTTGAGTTTGAGCTACTTCACCACCTACCAGACCAGAGCTCCAGTCTCCCGCTAGAAAGTAGCTAACAATGCACATTCTTATTCTTTGCAAGCCCCAAAAAGTACAACAAACCTTCCAATAATATCTTTCCCAAGGCCAAGACCAACAAACCTTCTTTATTGAGCTCTCTACCACTGCTATTCTCCATAGAGGTACTGCGACATTTTCAGAAAAATTACTTGTCCAGTTCTCTTGAAGCGGATCATTTTGATGATCACTTTTGGTTGTTGTTTTGTGCATGCCTGaagctacttttttttttggcattatGGGTCTTGATTCTTTCACTTTGCATGGTCCGATTGCATTCTTGTTTTCGTTTtcccaaagaaaaataaacttgGGTTTTGAAAAAAGTTGCATTCTTGGGCTGAGTATAGCTTGGGTGATTGCTGTTTGTGAGAAAGTTCCGTTATTGAGTTAATTGTAGTTTAGGTGAGAGCATTTGTGGAAGAAAGTTGCCATCTTGGGTTAACTATAATTGAGATGATAGTCATTTGTGAAAGAAGTTGCAATCTGGGGTCAAGTATGATACTCTTCTGTTGATGTTGCAGGAATCTTGCTGGAAGGAGAAGCGGATAGCAATGTCGAGGTGGGTTTTGGGTAAAAATACAGTTGAGATGAAGAGCAAAAGCAAAAAGGCTCCAAAAAAGGAAGATACTGCTGAAGATTGGTGCTTTGTGTGTAAAGATGGTGGAAATCTTTTTTTATGTGATCACAAGTgagtatttcttttttttttcttttatttttgccCTTTTCCACTTTCCTTGCTGGCTTTTTCATTCATTCAGTTTTCAGCGAGGACTTTCTCTCGTATTTCTGGAGAGATTCTTCACTGAGCTCATCTTTTCATTTGGCTGCGTGACGTTGTAACGAGCgcataataattaataaatcgAAAAAAGTACATTCCGAGGAGCTCCACTTTAGTCAAAAGTTCCTCCTTTGGCTTTGGCtgttttgattttcctttctttcgtTTTCTGTGGGCACTTTTGTCATTTCGGAGATCTAAATGGCTGAGCGATGAGGAAATAATggattgctctctctctctctctctctatctccgGCTAGCTGTTTTGCTTTGATAGAAAATCCTGAATAGTGTACCATCATTATTATGATCTTTGACTGGATTCCCCAACAAAACTCCATTCAAGCTATGCACAAGGAAGACTAATTTTATGATAGCAACCAATTTTGGCCCGTACAAAACTGAATAACACAGGACTCTTTTCCTGTCTTTAGATTCTAAACTGGCGATCGGAAGAAAGTTGCGGTTTAATTTGTTGCGGTCTTTAGATTTTCGAggtccttttattttttgttttaatcttCTTGGTGTAAGTtgagagaaatctgatttttgtaTAAAGATTTGGCAAGGCACATGCTGCAACTCGTGAGTTTCTTGAATCAACAATGTTGTATCTGTAGCCAAGTGCTGACACCTTTGGTAGCTTGTTAGGGGCAGTATCTGGCAATCTGCGGCTTAGTAGGTGCTGTTTTATAAGGGGAATCAAAAGGTCCACTTCAGCATTCCTGGTTTTGTAATAAATTTCTGGTATTTGTGGTCCTGACGAATTAAAGGTCATTTGACTCTTAAACCATGAAAAGAAGTTAGAATATTCGAATgttttttgaagttgttttggaaattatCACATGATGCTGCTGACAACTTATTTCTTCCTCAAATTTTGTATTGCCTGGTGTATTTTGTTTGGTTACTTCTTTTGGTGGTGCAGAAATTTTCTAGGTAGGGTGTAATTTTCCTACTGCCATTATGATGTTATTGTAGATCTGCCTTTTGCGCTTCTTCTATGTGAACCTTTTGAGGAGTAAAAAATCAGAGATTATATGGTTTACCTCAAGTTGCAAGATTTTCATGAAGTATATGACAATATTGTTGTCATCATTAACATTGtcattatttattattattattgttctCAGGCAGTGCCCAAAAGCTTATCATTCTCATTGTGTTGAGAAGAATGAATCTTTTATGACAAGCGAAGAATGCTGGAATTGCAGTAAGCCCCTCAAAAGCTTTCCTTCCTTGGCCTTTTCATTTCCGTGTCCAATTCTTCAATGTCTTGGACATTTGTTTGTCCTTATTTCTATATATTCTTCATTTTCCTTATCTAGTGCTCCAAGTGTCAAGCACGTTGTAGCATGTTGCATAATTGAGCGAACCATCAATTTTTCTGTACTAGGTAGTTGGTATTATTTATGTAAATTAACACCTTCGAGTGCAGACTGTTATATTGGTTGGTCATTTTTTTTCCCGAGGTGCTCAAATGTCTTATTCCATTTTTTTGCTGTTCCATCGTTATTCTTTGAGACTTTTGGTTTGTTTGCATGGGATTGTTCTGTTTGAAAAAGCAAGAAGAAACAAGTATTGAATGCAAAATAAAGGTGAAAGCCCCTGCTAAAAGCACCAAAAAGAGGAAGATACGATCCTTacctttttctgttcttttttgTGTTGTTGAGAGGGCGAGATGTGGTTGTATGCATAGATTAGACTAGTAAAGCAGAGTAACTGCACTAGTTTATAAGTCATGGATCTTAACGGTGTCAGAGTGCTCAAATAGGTTTTTGTTTATGtccttcaatttttcttttcactcaGTTAGCTCCTTAGTTTATCTtattttgctttactcttatctAGTGCATACGTCATGGCAACAAATAAAAAGTTATGCAATATTCCTGTTTCAGGTTGGCATTCTTGCTTCATGTGTGGGAGAAAAGCTCATTTTCATTGCTACTGTTGTCCAAATGCTGTCTGTCGCTTCTGCATTAGTGCTGCCGAGTTTTGCCGTGTTAGAGGGATGAATGGCTTCTGCAATAGTTGTTTAAAGCTTGCAATACTGATAGAAGAAAACATGGATGTTGACTCTGACGGGGTATGATTAATACAGATTTGTGATGTTGGTTTTCAAATGTCATTTTATGCTCTTGAACATTCAGTTGGTACATATCTGACCTGCTCTCAGAATATTAATGGATTAAGAAAGCTTGCTCTGGTGCAGTAAATTAGCTTCGCTGACAGTTACGAGACACTGTATTGTGAATAAATTGCGACTTTAGATAAATTACCAGGCAAAATTGGATGTGAAAATGAGTTACGTGAGAAAGTTATTAGATAATAGATTGTTATATCATTTCATCCGATGATTGAAAATTATAATTGACATGTCAATTTAAAGCATTCTTCATCCCATATCATTTCATATGACTAGTTATAAAAGATTTCAGAAATTTGTGATAGGATGCATGACAAAAACCAGATTTGAGCAGGAGCTCATTCATAAGATCTATTTATCTATTTCTTTATCATGATAAATCTGAAACAAGCAAGATCTAGCTATCTATTTCTGCATCATGATAAATCGGAAACAAGTTGAAGATTAACAACATTTTCCTGAAGCATATTGGTTCAAATGGTTCATCCTTTTGGCAACCTAAATTGGCTCTTTGCAATAATCTTCCTCAGcatttatgtaaaatacctTTTCATTTATGTTGGAGTACATCTGCATTGTAGTCTAATTATATTTAATCCTTGATATATCTCGAGTTATATCCCGCTATCAAAATCATATTTTGCTACTCAAGTTTGATTTTAAACCAACCTGAATGCATATACTGAACTTTTATTCATTCTCTTTTACAGAGAAGAGATTGTGACCCTGTCTTAGAACACATCATAGTGGCTCAATTGTGCATGTTAGAAATGCAGCGATGTCTAGCTTAATAATTAACGTTGGTGGATTATTTCACTGCAGGACAGATTAATAGATCAAGGACTCGATACCGAAATTGTTACTTTTTCCTTCGAAAGGTTTATATGCTCTGGCCTTACTGGACTGCATAGCATAATTGATTTGCTCTCTTATGTGGGAGGATGTGCATGTTTGTGAATTGAGTAATTTAAGTTTCTGTGAAGCCAACAAACTATTACCCCAAGCAACCccctcagaaaaaaaaaatgaagaagaagaagaagaagaaagttccTTGTGTATTTTAAGAAGGACAAACTTGATGCTTATGTTTATATTTTTAACTTGATGTCAAATAAATGATCAGATTTGCTTTACTTAGATGTGTCACCAATCCAGATATGAAGCACATGCATAGTCGATAGATAGGTTACATCTGTTGCTTGTATGGAACTTACACATGGAATTTCTTGTTTGGTAAATTGGTCTTGCATTCAATTCTACAAGCATCATCTATATTTGGGTTTGTTTTTGCATATGCTAGACTACATCGTATTCATTCTATACATCTGGTTCATCATTATAGCTAATTGTATTGCTATTCATGTTGTCCATTAGGGTAGCCAATAACGTACAAACTGAAATCTTTTGTTACCTCCATTTTTTTCAATGTATGGAGGGGAGGGACTTCTcagatttttttcaattaatttttttggtttattttatttacgaCAAAGAGCTTTTTTTCCCAGGAGAAAGTGGACTTTAAAGATCGGGAAACTTATGAAGGTCTTTTTATGGAATATTACAAGATTGTtcaggaaaaagaaagatttaagatAGATGATATCCGTGCTGCTACAGACAGAAAAAAAACGGGAAACTCTGATTCAGATGAATTTGGCAATGATAAAGTAGCGTCTGAAtatgaaaaagaagaagaccTTAAACAACATCTTAGCAAGAAGGCATTCAAGGGGAAGCTATCCTGGAAACACAAGAATGCTAGATCGAAAATTATGCAGTTCACTGGTTGGGGATCAACTTCTCTCATTCAGTTTCTGCAATCAATTGGTAAAGACACCACTGAAAAACTATCTGAACGTACTGTGGAGGCAATAATTCATAGATATATTGCAGAGCATAAGCTCTTTCATCcagagaagaagagaaagatAATATGCGATGAGAACTTGCGAAGTATTTTTGGTCGGAAATTTGTTAACAAGAATAGAATTTATGAGTTGTTGGAAGCTCATTATTCTGATAATCTGGAGGATTCAGAAGAGGATGAATGGGAGGAAGAGGAGATGTATTTTGCAGTATACAAGGATAAAGATGCCTCTGTGGCTTGTGGAACAAGAAGAGAGttaaaaaagaagagagagtcCCAAAAACATGATACAGAAttagaaaaggagaaagagtcTGAAAAACATGGTACACTACTCACCGCACCACAAAGTCATTTTGCATCTATTACAGCTGAAAATATTAAGCTTGTATACTTGAGGAAGAGCTTGGTAATAGAACTACTAAAACAACCCGAGTCATTCAAAGATAAGGTGACAGGAAGCATTATACGGGTCAAGTCCGATCCAGATGATTATCGCTGGACAAAAAATTCTCATCAGCTTGTGCAAGTTACAGGTCTAGATGCAATCTGCTATTTTGATATTCTGCATTAAACTGTTGCTTTCTGATTATCAAGTGCTATTGGATGTTTCTACCTGAATATTAATCAATTACTTGATCATGAAAAGCACATCTATTAAGCAATTTTTAGATAATTTGCATCCTTTTAAGTGTAAGATTGTTTTGTCAGCAGGTAATTGATGTTACATTAAGCCTGAGGCAACAAAAAAGTTCTTATGCTACTGCGATTGTTTTGGATTTCATCCATTCAAAATAATGGTTTGTGACAGTTTGCAGCAGAATATGATTTGATTATTGTGTGAATTTTAGTCTTTGGAACTGTAATTTAGATATGAACTCTAGACATATGAAAAACAGAGACAGTTAACAGATTAGTGCTACAGTAAAGTTGATGTGGTAAAAGGGAAGATTAGGCACTGAAGTCGACTGTGTGGGTGAAGTCTATGAAACCGCTCATGAGAACATATAATTGCATGAGAATTTAAAGTGCTTTTGTTAAACTTTTTACAATGCATGGTAGAAAAAGTTCAGAGTTAGTGATCTACATGTCTGACAAACTAAAAAGCTAACATCTGACACAACATTTTCAGCTTCCACAAACTATTGACATCTTGTGCCTGTATATTGCTTTCTGGATAGGTATTTATTTGTCTTTAACTTGTATCTTAGGAATAAAGGAAACTCCAACTGGAGAAAACAATAACGACATGATTCTTTGCGGGTCAAATATGCCACTAGGGATTCATATCAGTATGCTATCAGATGGTGACTTCTCACAGGTAACCTACATGCTATTATTGATCTGATCCATGTCTTTAGCTTGGATGTTTTCAGTAATTTGATCCTGCTCTTTTTCTGCTATAACTGTGTGATATGATTTTTTTAGTTACTGCAATAATGTAAGGAGCAGCTTTTAACAGTACTTGATTGAAGTTCCTACATGTAGTTATAAATGAGCAACACTGTTAGATTGAGATGACAGGAAGAGATATCACTGATCTCATAAATTGCAATGCACAGGAGGATGCTTGATTCCTTGAAACTGAGCTCCAAGTTCTTGATCCACATTTTCTGGAGTCAATACCTCTAATATCATCTTTTGTGTTGATTAGACTGTCGAACTGATGTGGGAAGGTTAATTTTCTTTCTAATGCCTCCTAAAGTATCGACTAAAGGGAAAACTAACTTTCCCTGTATCTAAATGCACGAActttcttgatttttcctttattaCTGCTATTTCCTGCACTAGTCATACAAGTGGTGTCAATAGAGCTCAACAGAGTCTAGGATGTGCTCTTAAAAGCTTGTGAATTTTTCTATAGATACAGACTGCAATAAAAAAATCTGTATGCACATTCATGACTAAGTTCAAATTCTTTTCTAAATGAAGTCCGTTTTGTTATGCCTTGCTACACTGATAGCGTTAGCATGACATAGCAGACAGCACTAGTTTTCTACAACTTAACGTATTaaagattttgagaaaatgctTGGGGAAGTTGTGAGGTGGGAAAGCACTTTTTTATCTCTCAGAATGATGTATAATTGATCTATCATATGAAACTATCTTGACTTGTCATGCTTTGATTATAAGGAGCCCTTCACTTATTTTTCAAGGCAGAATTGGTACCCCTGTTTGGTTATCCTAAAACTTGAGAGGAGAGAAGCTGAAAAAGGAGGTATTATTCTTGCATGAATGGGGTCTTCAGGAAGTGAGATAAGTCATTAACCTTTAACATCCTTGTTGACAACATGAAAAAATGAGATGGTTGTTATGGGTTAACATAATATTCTAAGCTGGAAAGATCTGCCAGTGCTAATATGTTGCAGGGCTTTTTGCTTTTAAGGATGCATCAATTCTATGTATTCTTCATTACTCATTAtgttaaataagaaggaaaactTCAAGTTTGCATATTTATGCTTCAAAACAATGCTTATTAAGTAATTAGTTAACCTCGATATGTCCTTTTCTAAAGAAGTTtaaatttgaagaatttttttacaattttttgcCTCTATCTGTTGTAGGAAGAATGTAATGATTTGAGGCAAAAAGTGAAAGATGGCCTCGTTCAGAAGCTTAGTGTAGTAAGTAATCGACACGTCCTTAATTCCTTTTTGTGTAGTTTTCCAAGTATATTAAAAAGTTACTCATTCTTTTGCATGTGACTGTGGTATGGTGGGTTGGCATCTTATATAAGAAACTTCTTGACTAGTTATAAGTAGGAATTATTGTTTTActcttcttttcattttctagtAATATCACTAGTATCTTCTAAAGATATAATGCAAAATGTTTAAAATTTCTGAACATGGTTTTAGTTGAGAGAGTAAATTTAGGCTAATCTTTTGAATTGTCAACAGattctttcttatctttcttacATAAATCCTTTTCAACTTTCATAATGGACCCAAGTAATTAACATTCTCCTTCCAACCTTCTCCTTAGATTGATAGCCTTTATATTTTTTGCATCTATATCCATATTTATGTTTCTCATTTTCTACCAAATAATTGGCAAAAACCTTTTTTACCAATAAAAGAATAACTCAATCAAGAAGAATCACAACAGAGATTTCTTACATTTGGAGGATTCTTGACCTCGTTTACTACAGGTGGAGCTTCAAGAGAAGGCCAGAAGTCTGCATGAGGATATAACAAACCATGtatgcatttcattttctgCTTTTCGTGTATTTCTTTGCAAATGCATCATATCTCTGATACACATTTTATTTTGAAGAagctttttttttgtaatttaatGGGTTCTTACTTATTGTAATTATTATCTAACAATTGTGTGACACTTTCCACCACAGGTCCCAGTATGTTGATGTACcaatacatatacatatatttacagcgatgaaaaaataaaaaattgtatacttatatatatatgtatatatatacacacacacacacactcacagCGAATAGGCTAAATAAAACCATAACGAGGAAGAAGTCATTTGATGACATTATTGGCAGTTATTTTTGTTCCAACATGTATTATGATCAGGTCTGAATGTTTGTTTATCACCCAGTCCTGTCAAGATGTAGTTTGTTCTTCTTTCGTTAACCGTTTTTCCGTTATCTATTCATCCATGCCTTCCGAGCCAATGTCAGGAAATTTCTAGAGAGCTGAAGATCCTGGATGGACGCATCATTCAAGCAATTGAGAAAGGACGGAGACAAGAATATCCTTACACTGAACTTACTTAAGTGAAGCAGAGATTAAGTAGCTTTGTAATTTTTCATGATTGCAGTTCTAGTGCTAGTAAATGAAGTTGTTATAAAGGAACTGGAAGGGAAAACTTCTTGTCGCTTTTCTCAACCaatgtgataaatgtgcttCAAACTTAATGGTCCTTAATTAATTGATGATGCAAGAgaaaatgtttctttttttttctattgaTCTCCAGCTGTCATTCTCTTATCCTTCTGTTTTTTGGACATGTAAAGGGTATAGGGTCACTAGATTTTACTCTTGCATTATCTGTATTAGTGTCACGCAATTTGTTCTTGACTGAGCTTTGTACTCCATCTATGTTGGTGTTTCTTGTGCTTGCCCTTATAAACTGACTCATTTGCCTCAACAATTAAGTACATGCAAGTTTAATCTTGTATGCTGTGATATGTGGCATTATAATTTTGCCATTTCAATCTACAATGAGCTGATCAAGTGAATGTAGGATAGTGTGCCTTAACTTAGGAGGTATCTCTACATTATTCGAGCACATGGAAAGAAGGAACCAGTTGCAAACACCGTCAGAACGGTTACGCTTACTAGAATATCATCATGCTGTGATTCCTGAGGAGCTTGAACCTGTTATAGAAGAAATTGGGCATGATCAAAAAGGGGATGAAATGTCACAtgaatcaaaattttcaataaatctcAATTGGAAGTGGGGAGGCAATTGTACATCAAGTAAGATTGATCTTGATTTCAGACATTAAGAAGCTCTAGAGATATTTCTGTTGTGTCTTTAACTTCTCTCCTTTAATTTTAACATTTGGAGCATCATTAGTCTCGTGTCATGGCATGGTAGTATTCACATTCAATAAATTTATCTAGAATCCTGGTGGTTTTCTTGCTTTTCTGAGGGAATACATGTTTTTCTTTTGCAGCCAATGCATTTTCAAGTCAATAAGAACACCAACATGTTCTCTCTCTTTGAACAAAATTCTTGTGCTTATGTTTTGAGCTTTTCTTCTTATATAACTGCATATAATCATGATCTTATGTGTGTTTGCGTGTCAAACATCCATCTGCGTTTGCCTTGTGGCAGTTCTCACGAACCTTGATAATGAAGAACTGCTATAAAGCCCATCTGTTTTGATCTTCTTTACATCTCACCACTTTTTGCAATCCCTGTATCTTTTCTCTGTGGTTCTATTATTGGTTAGgctatttttctatttttctttttaacaaagcTGACCTTTTTTTTACATACATAGTTTTGGTCTTTCTGTTGCTCTATGACGCTTCTACCTAGCATTGTATGCCTTTGGATTTCACCTTTCTTTGGGCAAGTTTAATTAATACGTTcagccttttcttttttttttttaatttaactGCATCATGTGCAGTTaagaaatttttcttatttcggGATGATTTGAGTATATTAATGTTACATCTTGTTGGATGCAGGAGAAAACAAATTTCATGGTCCTCTTTCATGTCAATATGAAAAGCAGAATCTTCCTGAAGTATCTCTCAGTGTATCACCTAATCAATCCGCCTCAAAAGAAGAAGACAACAAAATGATGGCATCAGCACTCGAAGTATCCCCAGAGCCGTCGCTTGCTTGTGAAGATCAATGTAACATGATGCTCCAAACAGATGCTGAGTTATGTAGTTCTTCTGTAGAAGTCACGAAGCAGAATCTTCCGGAAGAAAATAACAAAGCATTTGAAGTATCCCCAGGGCTGTCACTTGCTTCTGAAGATCAATGTAATGGGATGCTCCAAACAGATGCTGAGTTATGTATTTCGACTGTAGAAGTCACGAAGCAGAATCTTCCTGAAGTATCTCTCAGCATATCACCTAATCAGTCTGCCCCGaaagaagaaaataacaaaGCACTTGAAGTATCCCCAGAGCCATCGCTTGCTTCCGAAGATCAATGTAATGTGGTGCTCCAAACAGATGCTGAGTTATGCAGTTCTCCTGTGGAAGTCGCGATGCAGAATCTTCCTCGCGCATCTCTCAGCATATCACCTCGGCAGCCTgcctcaaaagaaaaaaataacaaaacagTAGCATCAGCACTTGAAGTATCCCCAAGGCCGTCGCATACTTGTGAAGATGGACAGAATGCGATGCTTCAAGTTGAAACAGATGCTGAGTTAGATGGTTCTGCTGTAGAAGTCACGAAGCAGAATCAAGGGATGGATGCTGAAGGAGCCACATCCAAGAAGACTGTCATTGTGCTGAGTAGTGATGATGAAAGTACTTGGAGTTATGAACCAAGAAGGCAGCATCTCGAGGACCCATATAGCAGAGAATGGCTTATTTTAGGTCCAAATGGTGAAAGGAACGAGGAAAAGTATTCACTTTCATTGCTAAAGCGTTGGAGCGATGCAAGTTCTTATGCATTGAAGTACAAGGCTTGGAAAGAAAATGGAAGTGAAGAACTTGCCATCCCGTTGGCTGATGCTATTAAGAAAGCGTTTATGAGTTGATACAAGTTTGGTGAGCTTAGATGCCAAGAACTTTCTTCTGTCCTAGTTTTGAAATACAGAAATCCCTTGTATCTAAATTCAAATCTCTTTCTTCTACATATAAAGCATGAGACATGGTTTTGgtgttcaaaaaaaatttttttttttttttgttaattgttatttttcaattgggataatttcagaaacctcccttgaagtttctGATTATTGCAAGTAGCTCTCCTCTAATTTGAAAAATGACACCTACCTTTTCTGTTGTTAGCATTTCAGTAACAATATAGATTCAATATGCTAAATTTGTTCCCAAAATTCCTAAAATATCCCTTTGTTATTTAGAAGGGAGAT contains:
- the LOC113760030 gene encoding zinc finger CCCH domain-containing protein 19-like; amino-acid sequence: MTSEECWNCSWHSCFMCGRKAHFHCYCCPNAVCRFCISAAEFCRVRGMNGFCNSCLKLAILIEENMDVDSDGEKVDFKDRETYEGLFMEYYKIVQEKERFKIDDIRAATDRKKTGNSDSDEFGNDKVASEYEKEEDLKQHLSKKAFKGKLSWKHKNARSKIMQFTGWGSTSLIQFLQSIGKDTTEKLSERTVEAIIHRYIAEHKLFHPEKKRKIICDENLRSIFGRKFVNKNRIYELLEAHYSDNLEDSEEDEWEEEEMYFAVYKDKDASVACGTRRELKKKRESQKHDTELEKEKESEKHGTLLTAPQSHFASITAENIKLVYLRKSLVIELLKQPESFKDKVTGSIIRVKSDPDDYRWTKNSHQLVQVTGIKETPTGENNNDMILCGSNMPLGIHISMLSDGDFSQEECNDLRQKVKDGLVQKLSVVELQEKARSLHEDITNHEISRELKILDGRIIQAIEKGRRQELFEHMERRNQLQTPSERLRLLEYHHAVIPEELEPVIEEIGHDQKGDEMSHESKFSINLNWKWGGNCTSRENKFHGPLSCQYEKQNLPEVSLSVSPNQSASKEEDNKMMASALEVSPEPSLACEDQCNMMLQTDAELCSSSVEVTKQNLPEENNKAFEVSPGLSLASEDQCNGMLQTDAELCISTVEVTKQNLPEVSLSISPNQSAPKEENNKALEVSPEPSLASEDQCNVVLQTDAELCSSPVEVAMQNLPRASLSISPRQPASKEKNNKTVASALEVSPRPSHTCEDGQNAMLQVETDAELDGSAVEVTKQNQGMDAEGATSKKTVIVLSSDDESTWSYEPRRQHLEDPYSREWLILGPNGERNEEKYSLSLLKRWSDASSYALKYKAWKENGSEELAIPLADAIKKAFMS